One genomic region from Kwoniella dejecticola CBS 10117 chromosome 1, complete sequence encodes:
- a CDS encoding protein disulfide-isomerase domain produces the protein MRITSKVTLALAALLPALTNVVASDVLDLAQDTFKGEVYDQDLALVEFFAPWCGHCKNLAPHYEEAATELVKKGIKLAKVDCTEHAELCQEYGVSGYPTLKVFRNGTPTDYTGPRKADGIISYMIKQSLPAVSDVTSESHAEFIKSDKVVLVAYGDASHPIPSAYSQYANTARDSYLFGQFTESSLPSIPESPSLPAIVLYKSFDEGYSIFPAGEITNLDSSALADFVKTNSVPLLDEISPENFGTYAEQGLPIAYLFVDPAEVDTREKLVEEIKPIAREHKGKVNFVYIDAVKFIDHGKSLNLPGDNWPAFVIQDLAAQTKYPLAPSEKVSGKSVKAFLDKFVAGEIQPSIKSAPIPETQDQPVYKLVADDWENLFGATEKDVFAEFFAPWCGHCQRLAPIWDTLAEKYASNSNIVIAQMDATENDIPPPLPSRCKVSPPSNSLVEFVEQHRKSSGGEAAAGGDADEEIFDDEDAPEHDEL, from the exons ATGAGAATCACATCAAAAGTCACTCTGGCACTCGCTGCTTTGTTGCCAGCACTCACCAATGTCGTAGCTTCAGACGTCCTTGATTTGGCTCAAGATACGTTCAAGGGAGAAGTCTACGATCAGGATTTGGCTTTGGTAGA ATTCTTCGCTCCTT GGTGTGGACATTGTAAGAA CCTCGCTCCTCATTACGAAGAGGCAGCTACCGAACTCGTCAAGAAAGGCATCAAGCTTGCCAAG GTCGACTGCACAGAGCACGCCGAGCTTTGTCAGGAATACGGTGTCAGCGGATACCCGACACTCAAGGTGTTCAGAAATGGTACACCTACAGACTACACCGGTCCTCGAAAGGCTGACGGGATCATCAGCTAtatgatcaa GCAATCCCTCCCAGCTGTTTCAGACGTTACTTCTGAGTCTCACGCCGAGTTCATCAAATCCGACAAAGT CGTCCTTGTCGCTTACGGAGACGCTTCTCACCCAATCCCTTCCGCTTACTCCCAGTACGCCAACACCGCCCGAGACTCCTACTTATTCGGTCAATTCACCGAGTCCTCCTTACCCTCCATCCCGGAATCACCCTCTTTGCCAGCTATTGTCCTGTACAAATCCTTCGACGAGGGATACTCCATCTTCCCCGCTGGAGAAATCACCAACCTCGACTCTTCCGCCTTGGCAGATTTCGTCAAGACCAACTCCGTTCCCTTATTAGACGAGATCTCACCTGAGAACTTCGGTACATACGCTGAACAAGGGTTACCTATCGCTTATCTCTTTGTCGACCCGGCTGAAGTGGACACCAGGGAAAAACTcgtggaggagatcaagccGATCGCAAGGGAACACAAAGGAAAAGTCAACTTCGTCTACATTGACGCTGTCaaattcatcgatcatgGTAAATCCCTTAACCTCCCAGGAGACAACTGGCCAGCGTTCGTCATTCAAGATTTGGCGGCGCAAACTAAGTACCCCTTGGCGCCATCTGAAAAGGTCAGCGGTAAATCGGTAAAGGCATTCTTGGACAAATTCGTAGCAGGGGAGATTCAACCGTCGATCAAGTCGGCGCCGATCCCTGAGACTCAGGATCAACCGGTATACAAGCTTGTAGCGGATGATTGGGAGAACTTGTTTGGCGCAACGGAGAAGGACGTGTTTGCGGAGTTCTTCGCTCCTTGGTGTGGACACTGTC AACGACTCGCTCCTATCTGGGACACTTTGGCCGAGAAATACGCTTCCAACTCTAACATCGTCAT CGCTCAAATGGATGCCACCGAGAATGATATCCCCCCGCCGCTCCCTTCAAGGTGCAAGGTTTCCCCACCCTCAA ACTCTCTCGTCGAGTTTGTCGAGCAACACAGAAAGTCATCTGGCGGCGAGGCTGCAGCTGGCGGTGAtgccgatgaggagatcttcgatgatgaggatgcgCCAGAGCACGATGAGCTTTAG